A stretch of DNA from Mycolicibacterium celeriflavum:
CGAGCGGGGCGCTTTCGTCACCAACCCCCGCGACGGCTTCACACAGCCGGGCGCGCCGTACCGCACCAGCCCGTCGCTGCTGCGCCCGCCGCGGCCCGCGCCCGGGCTCGGCGAGCAAACCGAGGAGTACCGCTCGCGAACGGTACGCCAGGGTCGCGATTCTTCAGAGATCACGACCCTTGCTGCAGTTTCGCGAACGCCGTTCGACGGGCTGCGGGTGCTCGACTTGACGAGCTTCTGGGCGGGGCCGTCGTGCACCCATGCGCTGGCGCTGCTGGGCGCCGAGGTGATCCACGTCGAGTCCACCGCACGGCCCGACGGCACCCGGCTGATCGCCGGTGTGCCGACCACCGAGGAGCAGTGGTGGGAGCGTTCGCCGATCTTCTCGGGTTTGAACACGAACAAGAAGAGTGTCACGCTCGACATCCGCTCAGACCGCGGCGTGGAACTGCTTCGTGAGTTGGTCAAGACATCTGACGTCATCGTCGAGAACTACACACCTCGGGTACTCGACCAGATCGGCCTCGACTTCGACGCGGTGCACCGGTTGCGTCCCGATGCGATCATGATGCGCATGCCGGGTTTCGGGCTCGACGGTCCGTGGCGCGACAAGCCCGCCTTCGCCTACGTGATCGAAGACTGCTCCGGAATAACCTGGCTGACCGGACATCCCGACCAGAACCCGGTCGAACCGTATTCCGTCGGCGACCCGAACGCCGGTGTGCACGGCCTCAACGCGTTGCTGCTCGCGCTGGCGCACCGGCGGCGAACGGGCCAGGGTGTGCGGATCGAAGCGGCCATGGTCGACGCCGCACTCAACGTCGCGGCCGAGCAGGTCGTCGAGTACTCGGCATACGGCAACCTGATGCAGCGGCAGGGCAACCGTGGACCGACCGCGGCGCCGCAGAACCTGTATCGCACCGGCGAACTCGACGAGTTCGGCCGACCCGACGACTGGGTGGCGATCGCGGTTGCCACCGACGAACAGTGGGCCGCGCTGGTCACCGCCCTGGGCCACCCGGCATGGGCGACCGACGAGCTCACCACCGTCGACGGCCGCCGCCACCACCACGACGCGATCGACGACCACCTCAGCCAGTGGTGCGCCACCCGAACCGGCGACCAGATCGTCGAAACACTGTGGGAGGCGGGAGTACCGGTGGCCAAGGTTATGCAACCGCACCGCGTCGGCGAACTGCCGCAAGTGGTGCACCGCGGCTTCTACGAGCACGTCGAGCATCCCGTCAACCCCGCGGCCCGGCACAGCACGCTGCCCATGCGCTTCTCCGGCGCACGGCAGGGCCTTCACCGAAGCCCGGCACCGCTGCTCGGACAGCACAACCGCGAAGTGCTCACCGCGCTGGGGCTCTCCGATGATGAGATCACCGATCTCGAGCAACAGGGGGTCATCGGAAACGCGCCGGAAGGGCTCGCGATCCGCACCACCAAGACCGGATGACGGCCGCATGGATGACCGTGACGTCGTGCTACGGCCGAGATTGCAGCCACGGCTGTCCGTCAGCGAACGACCCTCACTGCAATCTCGGCGCTAGGCGCGTCGCGAGTCGCTAACCTCGACCGATGGCCATCAACCCCTCAGACATCCTGCTGACCGGACGAGTCGCGGTGGTCACGGGCGGTGGCGCGGGCATCGGCAGGGGAGTCGCCGAAGGGTTGGCGGCGTTCGGCGCGTCGGTCGCGATCTGGGAGCGCGACGCCGAGGCTTGCGCGGGGGCCGCCGAACGTCTTGGCGCACTGGGCATCGTCACCGACGTCCGGGACAGCGGCCAGGTCGACGCGGCACTCGAGCGCACCGTCTCCGAACTCGGCGAGGTGTCCATCCTGGTCAACAACGCCGGCGGCGTGTTCTTCTCCCCGCTACTCGACACCACCGAGAACGGCTGGGATGCGCTGTACAAAGCCAACCTGCGCCATGTGCTGCTGTGCACCCAGCGGGTCGCGCGGCGGCTGGTCGAGGGGGGACGGCCCGGCAGCGTGATCAACGTGACGTCAATCGAAGGTGTCCGGGCCGCACCGGGTTACGCCGCCTACGCGGCCGCCAAGGCGGGCGTCATCAACTACACCCAGACCGCGGCGTTCGAACTCTCGCCGCACCGCGTCCGCGTCAACGCGATCGCCCCGGACCTCACGCTGACCGAGGGACTGATGCAGATCTCGGGCGGCACGCTTCGGCCCGATGTCGCACCGGGCATACCGATGGGCCGACCGGGACACGTCGACGAGATCGCTTCCACGGCAGTCTTTCTCGCTTCCGATATGGCCGGCTACATCACCGGGCAGACCATCCACGTCGACGGCGGCACGCACGCGGCGGGCGGCTGGTACCACCACCCGCAGACCGGCAGCCCGACGCTGGGTCCTCCGGCTCAGTGAGCCCAGCCGTCGGCGGACTGGTCGTCGAAGGTGCGGTCGATGCGCTCGAACCGGCGACGGATCGAGCCGCGGGCCGCGCTGTGCGGCAATACATACAGCCGGTTGGCCTGGATCGCGTCGGCGGTCAGCCGGGCCACCTCGTCGACGTCGAGCACCGAGTCGTCGCCGGGATCCGACGCCAACTGCTGCACGGTCTCGGCGGCCGACGGGGTGGCCGGGCCGTAGTCCTGGCTGCGGACGCGTTCGGTGTTGGCGAGCAGGTCGGTGTCGACGATCATCGGGCACAGCACCGTCACGCCGATACCGTTCCCGCGCGCCTCGCGGGACAACGTTTCGGCGAGCGCCACGACACCGTATTTGGCCACGCAATACGGCCCCAGGCCGACGTTCGGAATCAACCCGGCGAACGACGACGTGAACGCGATGTGGCTGTCGGCTTCCTGCGCGATCAGCCGCGGCAGAAACGCCTCGACGCCGTGGATCGGACCCCACAGATCGACGTCGATGACGAAGCGCCAGTCGTCGTGGCTGGTGTCGGCGATCGGCCCGGCGTATGCGATACCGGCGTTGTTGAACACCAGGTGGACGTCGCCGAACACGGCGAAGGCCTCATCGGCCAATCGGTTGACGTCATCGAGCTTTCGCACATCGCAGACCACGCCGTGCGCATCGACGCCGTCGGCGCGTAGGCCCGCGACGGCGTGGTCGAGCGCCGCCGAATCGATGTCGCCGAGCATGATGCGGGCGCCGCGCCTGGCGAATTCTCTTGCGGCGGCGAACCCGATACCGCTCGCGCCGCCGGTGATGACCGCCGAACGTCCGTTGAACTTCTCCACCCGGCGAACACTAGGCCGTCAGGACAACTCGCGGGGCTGATCCCACGCGGGGTCGCCCAACCGGGCGCGGATCGCGCCCCACGGATCCGCGTACTGCCCGGGCGCCTTCCAGTACGCGCCGCGACGTTCGAGGATCGCGCGCAGCAGCGGTGCGAGCGGGGTGAGCAACCGCATCACGTGGCGGGTCCAGCCCGCGTTGGCCGCCGCCTCGGCCTGCATGTCCGGCCACGAATAGTGCTGGAACTGCAAGGCCTCCTGCGCGCGGGTGGTGTCCATCCAATCGGTGACGAACCAGGCGTCGTCACGGTTCGGGTCGCCGGGCCTGCCGGGCGGCAGCACGCCCGCCAGGCCGCGCGCCGCAGCGAGCGCCACGCCGACTTCGCTCTGCCGGATCCGGTGCGAGTCGTCGCCGGCGATCAGCAGGATTTCCCCGAGGACGTCGGCGGTGGTGGCGGCGGCGAAGGCCCACGCGACATCGCGGACGTCGACGCTGTGCAATCGACCGTCGGTGGGCAGCAGGCTCTCGAAATACAGGGCGTCGGAGCTCAGCGCCATCGCTTTCGGATCGGTGCTCAGCACGCCACCGAGTCGCAACACCACCCACGGCAGCGTCGAGGAGCGGACGATCGCTTCGGCCTCCGCCTTGGTTCCGCTGTACAGGTCGCACGGGCGCATCGGGTCGTCGGCCCGCAGCGGTGCCTCGGCGGTGTGCGGATTGCGTGCACCGAAGACCGCGTTGCTCGACGCCTGGATGAAGCGTGGGGGCGTCGGCTGTTGTTCGGCGATGCGCACCA
This window harbors:
- a CDS encoding CaiB/BaiF CoA-transferase family protein, with product MPALDEYTVVDLSSGIAGAYCTKLLADGGATVIKVESPAGDPLRTWSASGAEIESGSDGALFNFLSCSKYSVVVDPASADDVGLLRGLLRSADAVVWSRGSTVAALREFGPAAIADAYSSLTVTAITPFGLDGPWADKPATEFTVQAWSGGVIGLGRGAQDRAPLFVAGQIGEWLTGAFAAAGTMATASGLVDVSMLETEILSLTYYSVSFHDALGRPFRDRRRLTIPGVASAADGLVALGCGTAQQWFDLCAMVGHDEWIDEQADLSITEQANIHAEQIYEWVRDNRVEDILDLSSAFRIPNAPVGNGANVTSFDHFVERGAFVTNPRDGFTQPGAPYRTSPSLLRPPRPAPGLGEQTEEYRSRTVRQGRDSSEITTLAAVSRTPFDGLRVLDLTSFWAGPSCTHALALLGAEVIHVESTARPDGTRLIAGVPTTEEQWWERSPIFSGLNTNKKSVTLDIRSDRGVELLRELVKTSDVIVENYTPRVLDQIGLDFDAVHRLRPDAIMMRMPGFGLDGPWRDKPAFAYVIEDCSGITWLTGHPDQNPVEPYSVGDPNAGVHGLNALLLALAHRRRTGQGVRIEAAMVDAALNVAAEQVVEYSAYGNLMQRQGNRGPTAAPQNLYRTGELDEFGRPDDWVAIAVATDEQWAALVTALGHPAWATDELTTVDGRRHHHDAIDDHLSQWCATRTGDQIVETLWEAGVPVAKVMQPHRVGELPQVVHRGFYEHVEHPVNPAARHSTLPMRFSGARQGLHRSPAPLLGQHNREVLTALGLSDDEITDLEQQGVIGNAPEGLAIRTTKTG
- a CDS encoding SDR family NAD(P)-dependent oxidoreductase → MAINPSDILLTGRVAVVTGGGAGIGRGVAEGLAAFGASVAIWERDAEACAGAAERLGALGIVTDVRDSGQVDAALERTVSELGEVSILVNNAGGVFFSPLLDTTENGWDALYKANLRHVLLCTQRVARRLVEGGRPGSVINVTSIEGVRAAPGYAAYAAAKAGVINYTQTAAFELSPHRVRVNAIAPDLTLTEGLMQISGGTLRPDVAPGIPMGRPGHVDEIASTAVFLASDMAGYITGQTIHVDGGTHAAGGWYHHPQTGSPTLGPPAQ
- a CDS encoding SDR family NAD(P)-dependent oxidoreductase, coding for MEKFNGRSAVITGGASGIGFAAAREFARRGARIMLGDIDSAALDHAVAGLRADGVDAHGVVCDVRKLDDVNRLADEAFAVFGDVHLVFNNAGIAYAGPIADTSHDDWRFVIDVDLWGPIHGVEAFLPRLIAQEADSHIAFTSSFAGLIPNVGLGPYCVAKYGVVALAETLSREARGNGIGVTVLCPMIVDTDLLANTERVRSQDYGPATPSAAETVQQLASDPGDDSVLDVDEVARLTADAIQANRLYVLPHSAARGSIRRRFERIDRTFDDQSADGWAH
- a CDS encoding NAD-dependent epimerase/dehydratase family protein, translated to MAGTVLVTGGFGLVGSATVRRLAELGRSVVVADLDTAANRKAQSTLPGGVSVRWADLTDEDQVQRLIADVAPEVIIHLAAVIPPPIYKNPKLARRVNVDATATLVRIAEQQPTPPRFIQASSNAVFGARNPHTAEAPLRADDPMRPCDLYSGTKAEAEAIVRSSTLPWVVLRLGGVLSTDPKAMALSSDALYFESLLPTDGRLHSVDVRDVAWAFAAATTADVLGEILLIAGDDSHRIRQSEVGVALAAARGLAGVLPPGRPGDPNRDDAWFVTDWMDTTRAQEALQFQHYSWPDMQAEAAANAGWTRHVMRLLTPLAPLLRAILERRGAYWKAPGQYADPWGAIRARLGDPAWDQPRELS